The following DNA comes from Streptomyces sp. Ag109_O5-10.
CCGGACACCGAGCGCGCGCTGCGCCGGCTGGAGCGGCACGGGCTCGCGGCCCGGTCCCCGGGCCGGCCGGACCGCTGGGTCGCGGCGCCGCCCGGGGTCGCGCTGGGCGCCCTGCTCGCCCAGCAGCGGCACGAACTGGAGAAGGCGGAGCTGACGGCGGCGCTGCTCGCGGAGGAGTACCGGGCGGCGGCAGCCGAGCCCGCGGTGCACGACCTGGTGGAGGTGGTCACCGGCGCCCCGGCCGTCGCCCGGCGGTTCCGCCAGCTCCAGCTGGGCGCCCTGGACGAGGTGTGCGCGCTGGTCACGGACAAGCCGGTGGCCGTCCCCGGGACGGAGAACGAGGCGGAGGAACAGGCCGCGGACCGGGGCGTGCGCTACCGGGTGGTGGTGGAGCGGACGGCGCTCGGCCTGCCGGGCGCCGTCCCGGAGCTGACGGCCGCGCTCGGCCGTAACGAGCAGGTGCGGGTGGCGGAGCGGGTGCCGACGAAGCTGGTCGTCGCCGACCGCGCGCTGGCGCTGGTCCCGCTCACCTCGCAGGGCGCGGAGCCCGCCGCCCTGGTGGTGCACGCCAGCGGTCTGCTGGAACTCCTGAGCGGCCTGTTCGAGTCGGTGTGGCGGGAGGCGCTGCCACTGCGGCTCGGTGCGACCGGCGTGGTAGAGGAGGAACCGGACGGTCCCGACGCCACCGACCTGGAGGTGCTGTCGCTCCTGCTGGCGGGCCTCACCGACGCAAGCGTCGCCAAGCAGCTCGACGTGGGCCTGCGGACCGTGCAGCGCCGGGTGCGCAGGCTGATGGAGCTGGCCGGGGTGTCGACCCGCATGCAGTTGGGCTGGCACGCGTACGAGCGGGGCTGGGTGACCCGGAACTGACCTGCGCGTGCGTCCGCCGTCCGGCACTCCGGGCGGATGGGAGCAGGGGAACTCCTGCTGGTCGGCCTGGTGCTGGTGCTCGGCCTGTGCGGGGTGCTGGTGCCCGGGGTGCCGGGGACGGGGCTGGTGTGGGCCGCGGTGCTGTGGTGGGCGCTGTACGACCCGCGCCCGGTGGCCTGGACGGTCCTGGTCGGGGCGACCCTGGTGCTGCTGGTGGCGCTGGTGGTCCGCTGGGTCCTGCCCCCACGCCGGCTGCGGGCGAGCGGCGCCCCCCCGGATGAGCGTGTGCGCCGGTACCGGCGCCGTCCTCGGTTTCGTGCTGCTCCCCGTGCTCGGCGCGGTCCCCGGTTTCCTGGCCGGGATCTACCTGCACGAACGCCTCCGGCTCGGCCGCCGGGCCGAGGCGTGGGCCGCCCTGCGCGCCGCGATGGACGCGGGCGGCTCCAGCGTGCTGGCCGAGCTGTTCGCCTGCCTGCTCGTCGCGGCCGGCCGGCTGACCGCGGTGGTCTGGGCCGGCTGAGCGTTCAGAGCAGGTCGGAGAGCTGGACGGCGTCGGCGAGGGCGCGCGTGCCGGTGTCGTTGAAGTGCAGGTGGTCGCCTGGGTCGTAGGCGGGCCGGATCCGGCCGGGCTGCTGCGGGTCCCGTACGACCGCGTCGAAGTCGACATACGCGTCGAAGACGTGTCCGGTGCGGATCAGCGCGTTCACCCGCTGCCGTACCGCCTCCCGGGCCGCGGTGTAGGCGCTGTACCCCTCGTAGGGGGTGAGGGTCGCGCCGACCACCCGGATCCCCCGTTCGTGGGCGCGGGCCACGATGGCCCGGTAGGCCCGCACGAGGTCGGCGGGGTCCGTGACCTCCGGGGTGCCCTTGATGTCGTTGATGCCTTCGAGGAGGACCAGGGTGCGGACCCCGCTCCGGTCGAGCCCGTCGGCGTCCAGGCGGCTGAGGGCCGCCGGTCCCCCCGTGCTGTCGAGCAGGAGCCGGTTGCCGGAGATGCCGGCGTTGAGGACGCCGACCCGGAAGGACCGCAGCCGCTCCGCGAGGCGGTCGGGCCAGCGGTGGTTGGCGTCCATGCTGGTGCCGTTGCCGTCGGTGAGGGAGTCGCCGAAGGCGACCACGGTGCCGCGGGTCACGGCCCGCACGTCGACGCCGGTGACGTAGTACCAGTGGCCGGTGGTGCGGGTGTAGGCGCCGCCGTCCGCGTCGTCGGCCCGCCCGGCGCCGTCCTGTGCGAGGTAGCTGGTCTGCAGGGCGACCCGGTGGTAGGTGGCGGGCCCGGAGTCGCCGGGGGTCTCGACGCTGACCAGCAGGTCGGCGCCGGCCGTCACGGCGAGCGGCACCGGGTCGCTGACCAGGTCCCGTCCGACGGGTACGACGGCGGTGCCGGCGCCGGCGAAGGTGGCGGCGCGCATCGAGCCGGGTACGGCGGCGGGGCCGCTGCCCTGCCGCAGGGCGACGGTGACCGCCCCGAGCCGGAGCGGGGCGCCGCCCAGCCGGTTGCTGACCCGCACCCGTACCTCGCCGCCGCCGACGCTCAGGTGAACGACGTTGCGGTACGCGGCGCCGGGCACCGCCGGTTCGGTACCGGAGGGCGCGGCCTCCCAGCTCCCGGCCCAGAGCGAGGGCTCGGGGTCGGCCCCGGCCCGCCCGCTCACCCCCATCACCGACAACAACGCCACGACGAGCACCCGCCCGACCTTGCCCATCCACACCCGCCCTTCCGAGGCCTACTGGAGGGGAAGGTGACATACGGGCGGTGCCCTGAACAGCGACTCGACCTGGAGACCACCCGGGTGGCGGAGCACGGGGAGGAGGCCGGGCGGTGAGGTGCGCCGCACAGCTACCCGGCCGCGGGCAGGCGTGCCGCGGGGCGGCACGGGTGGGCGCGGCGGCACCCGGCAAGCGCCGGTGGGTGTCCCCGGCCCTGGTTCGGCGTCAGGGCCTCGGTGCTCCGCCCACCAGCAGGTGACGGGTGGCGTACGAGCGCCAGGGCCGCCACTCGTCCGGGGCGTCGAGGCCGGGCAGGGCGACGTCGGGGTCGGCGAGGGCGCGGACGCGGACGGCGGCGACGGTCTCCGGGTCCATCCCGGGCAGGGCCCGAAGCGCCGCCTCCGCCTCGTCCCGGTCGGCGCCCGGGTCCAGCCGCAGCGTCCCGTCGGCGAGTGCCGCGGCGAGCGCGCCGAGGCTGCCCCCGGGCTCCGCCGCGGCGAGCACCGCGGGCTCGGGGAACAGGTGCGTGGGGCCGCCGGACAGAGCGTCCAGCGCCGTGCCGTACCGCCGGACCAGCCGCTCGGCACCCGCGGTGCCGACGAGGGCCCGTACGGCGGCCTCGGCCGGGTCGACGGCGCCGGGGGACCGCAGCCCCGGCCGGGCGGCGACCAGCGGGGCGAGCCGCGGGTCCTCGGCGAGCCGCTCGTCGACGGCGTACGGATCGGCGTCGAGGTCGAACAGCCGCCGCAGCCGCTGCACGGCGGTGGTCAGGTCACGCGGGTCGGTGAGGCGCAGCCGGGCTTCGAGCCAGCCGCCGGGGTGGGCGCCGAGGCCCGTACCGGACGCGCGCGTCGTACCGGTCCGTTCGTCGACGGCGGCAACCGCGTGGCCGTACGGCAGCCGCAAGGTACGGCGGTAGGTGCGCGTGCCGGGGGTGCCGGTGACCTCCTCCACGCCGGGCACGGCCTCCTGTGCCAGCAGGTCGAAGACCGGGCCGGCCTGGTAGGGGCCGCGGTGGGCGAGCCGCAGCGGGATGCCGGCGGCCGGGGAGCCGCGCCGCGCGCCGCGACCGCCGGGCGCGGCCTCGCGCAGCCCGCTCGGGGTGGTCGCGTACACGGCGCGGACGGTGTCGTTGAACTGCCGCACGCTGGCGAAACCGCTCGCGAACGCGATCTCCGTGATGGGCAGTTCGGTGGTCTGCAGCAGCGTGCGCGCGGTGTGCGCCCGCTGGGCGCGGGCGAGGGCGACGGGACCGGCGCCCAGTTCCGCGGTGAGCTGCCGCTGCACCTGGCGTGCGCTGTAGCCGAGCCGGTCGGCGAGCCCGCCGACGCCCTCCCGGTCCACCACACCGTCACCGATCAGCCGTACGGCCCGGCCGACGACGTCGGCCCGGGCGTTCCACTCGGCGGAGCCGGGTACCGCGTCCGGGCGGCACCGCCGGCAGGCCCGGAACCCGGAGCCCTGCGCGGCGGCCGCGGTGGGGAAGAAACGGACGTTGCGCCGCTTCGGGGTGACGGCGGGGCAGCTGGGACGGCAGTAGATGCCGGTGGTCTCGACGGCGAAGAAGAACGCGCCGTCGAACCGGGCGTCCCGGCTGCGGACCGCCTCGTACCTGGTGTCCTCGTCCATCACGGTTCAAGTGTGGGCGACGGAAGGACGGAGGGCTGGCGGGAATCGGACATGGCGGGGCGCTCCGTGAGCGGAGCGCCCCGCCAGGGGTGTGGCGGCCCCGCTACCGCCACCGCCCCCGCTTCGCCTCCATCGCCGCCTTGCCCTCCGCGCCCCGCTTCTTCCAGTCCTTCTTCATCTCGGACCTGAGCCGGGCGTCCGTCTTCGCGACGATCCACTGGTTCTCCCGCATCAGCTTGCGGTAGCTCTCCAGCCTGCGTACGGGTAGTTCTCCGGACTCCACCGCGGAGCGCACCGCGCAGCCCGGTTCGCTCTCGTGTCCGCAGTCGGAGAACCGGCAGCCGTCCGCCAGTTCCTCGATCTCGGCGAACACCTGCCCGACGCCGGTCTCGGCGTCGTACAGCCCCACGCCCCGCAGTCCGGGCGTGTCGATCAGGACGCCCCCACCCGGAAGCGCGAGGAGGTTGCGGGTGGTGGTGGTGTGGCGGCCCTTGCCGTCGACGTCCCGGGCGGCCCGGACGTCCATCACGTCCTCCCCGAGGAGCGCGTTGGCGAGGGTGGACTTGCCGGCACCGGACTGGCCGAGCAGGACCGACGTCCCGGAACCGACGAGGGCGACGAGCATGTCCAGGCCGTCGCCCGCGTGCGCGCTGACCGTCAGGACGGGCACGCCCGGGGCCGTCGTCTCCACGTCCTGGACGAGGTGCGCGAGGGTCACCGGGTCCGGGACCAGGTCGGCCTTGGTGAGGACCACGACCGGCTGCGCCCCGGACTCCCAGGCCAGCGCCAGGAACCGTTCGACGCGGCCGAGGTCGAGTTCGACGGCGAGGGACACCGCGACGATCGCGTGGTCGACGTTGGCGGCGAGGATCTGCCCCTCGGACCGCTTGGAGGAGGTGGAGCGCACGAACGCGGTACGGCGCGGCAGATACGCGCGTACGTAGCGGGGGTTGCCGCCGGGTTCCACGGCGACCCAGTCGCCGGTGCACACGACGCGCATCGGGTCGGGCGGGGTGACGAACGCGGTGTCGGCGCGCAGCGGCCCGCCGGCGGTGACGACGTCGCACTGCCCGCGGTCGACGCGGACGACGCGCCCGGCGAGCAGGCCTTCGGCGTCGTAGGGGGCGAACTCCTTCGCCCAGGCCTCGTCCCAGCCGTAGGGAGCGAGCGCGGAGAAAACAGTGGAGCTGGAAGTCAAGGGTGACCCTTCACAGGGCGGCCCCGGGATGTCGAGAGGTCAGCCGGTGGCCGCGGAGGTGGAATGGATGAACTTCTGGTCGCGGGCAGCGCCCATCGCAACGACAGCCATCGGTCAACACCTCCCTGATCGAACCTGACCGAACCCGGTCACCCGCGGCAGCCCCGAGGGGCAGCCGCTCCGACGTCGCCGACCTTAGAAGCCGCACGCACCGCGCCGCCACCGAATTACGGCTCGGGGGCGGGGTGACTTCCGCGCGACCGGGGCCGGGGCCGGGTCGCGGTCCGGCCTCGCGGACGGTGTCGTACCGGGCACGAATTGGTTGCGGCCGGAGCCTTCCGCCACGACGGGCGAGGGGCCCCGGGATCATGACGGCCATGAGCAGAGACCGGTACGTCGACTTCCTGCGCGCGTGGGCGATCGTGCTGGTGGTGCTCGGCCACTGGCTGATCACCGCCCTGGTCCGGGAGCCCGACGGGCGGATCGACGCCCCGGAGCTGCTGGCGACCGTGGACTGGACCCAGTGGCTGACCCTCGGGTTCCAGATCATGCCGCTGTTCTTCCTGGCCGGGGGCCATGCCGCGGGCGGTTCCTGGGCGCGGGCCCGGGCGGCCGGAGGCACGCCCGCGGGGTGGCTGGGGCGGCGGGCGCTGCGGCTGCTGCTGCCGGTGGCGGTCTACAGCGGTGCGGTGCTGCTCGCCGTCGGCGTCTGCAGCGCGGCCGGTGTGGACGCGGACACGCTGGCGCTGGTGGGCTGGGCGATGGGGATGCAGTTCTGGTTCCTGCCGGTGTATCTGCTGCTCAGCGCTCTCACTCCGGTGCTGTACGCGGCGCACCTGCGGTGGGGGGCGCGGGTCCCGCCGGTGCTGGGGGCGGTCGCCCTGGTGGCCGACGTGCTCGTGGTGGCCGCGCACACGCCCGGTGTCGGACTGCTGAACTACGTGCTCGTGTGGGGTGTCGCCTACCAGTTGGGGTTCTGCTGGCGGGACGGGCTGCTGACCGGTCACCGGCTCGTACCGCTCGCGATGGCGGCGGGCGGCGCACTGGCCTTCGCCGCGCTCGTGGCCCTCGGACCGTTCCCGGTCAGCCTGATCCTGGTGACCGGGCAGAGTCCGAGCAACACCAACCCGCCGTCGGCCGCGATGCTGGCGTGGCTGGTCGCCCAGGTCGGCGTGAGCCTCCTCGCCGCGCCGCCGCTGCGGCGGCTGCTGGACCGCGAGCGGGTGTGGCGGGCGGTCCGCCCGGTGGGCGCGGCCAGCATGACGCTGTACCTGTGGCACATGCTGCCGGTCCTGGTCGTCGCCGCCGCGTTCTACCTGACCGGCCTCGCGCCCGAGCCGGCGCTCGGGTCCGCGGCCTGGTGGGCGCTGCGCGTGCCGTGGCTGCTGGTGCTCGGCGCCGTCCTGGCCGGTGTCGTCCGCGCGCTCCGGCCGCTGGAACGCGGGCTGGGCGTGCTGTACGGGCGGACCGTCCCGGACGCCGGTCTGCGCGGTGCCTGGCCGCTGTGGGCCGGGCTGGCCATGGCCGTCGCCGCCCTGGCCCGGTTCGCCGTGCGGGGCTTCGCGCCCGACGGGCGGTTCCCCGTACTGCCCGCCGTGGGCCTGGCCCTGGGTACGGCGCTGGTGATGCTCCCGCGGTGGACGGCCGCGGAGCGCCTCGAACGGCCCGAGACCGACCGCGCTCCGGACCGGGTCTGAGGGCTGTGCTAAAGTTGTGGTGTTGCAGTTGTGGTACCCATGAACCTATGTGCGCCTGACGGGAATGTTTCTCCTGCAGGCGCATTAGTTGTTTTACCGGCATCTCCGGATGGGGCCTCTGCCTACAGATCGGAGAAGGTCATGGCACAGGGAACCGTGAAGTGGTTCAACGCCGAAAAGGGTTTCGGCTTCATCCAGCAGGACGGCGGCGGCCCGGACGTGTTCGCCCACTACTCGAACATCCAGTCCCAGGGCTTCCGTGAGCTCCAGGAGGGCCAGCGGGTCTCCTTCGACGTCACGCAGGGCCAGAAGGGCCCGCAGGCGGAGAACATCGTCCCCGCCTGATCGCCGGACGCTCATCCACCCGCCGGGGTCCGTATCGTCATGGTGCGGACCCCGGTTTGTGCTGTTCCCAGGAAGGCAGACAGCTGCATGTCCCGCAGGCCCCAGAAGCCGAACAGGCGCACCCCGTCGTCCCCGTCGTCCCCGCCGTCCGGGGCGGCGGCGCGTGAGTTCCGGCTGCCGGAGAACACGACGCCCGGACTTCCCGCCGTCGACGAATTCGCCGCCCTGGACATGCCCGCGGCGCTGCTGAAGACCCTGACCGCGCAGGGGGTGACCACCCCGTTCCCGATCCAGGCCGCCACGCTGCCCAACTCGCTGGCCGGCCGGGACCTGCTGGGACGGGGACGCACCGGCTCCGGCAAGACCCTCGCCTTCGGGCTGGCGCTCCTGGCCCGTACGGCAGGGCTGCGGGCGCGGCCCAAGGCGCCCCTCGCGCTCGTGCTGGTGCCCACCCGCGAGCTCGCCCAGCAGGTCACGGACGCGCTGACCCCCTACGCCACGGCGGTGAACCTCCGGGTGGCCACGGTCGTCGGCGGACTGTCGATCACCAAGCAGGCCGCCACGCTCCGGCGCGGCGCCGAGGTGGTCGTGGCGAGTCCCGGCCGGCTCAACGACCTCGTGGAACGCGGGGACTGCGTGCTCGGCGACGTCCGCATCACGGTGCTGGACGAGGCCGACCAGATGACCGACATGGGTTTCCTACCGCAGATCACCAAGCTGATCCAGCAGGTACGGCCCGACGGACAGCGGCTGCTCTTCTCGGCCACCCTCGACCGCAACATCGACCGGCTGGTGCAGCGTTTCCTGACCGACCCCGTGGTGCACTCCGTGGACCCGTCCGCGGGGGCGGTCACCACGATGGAGCACCACGTCCTGCACGTCCAGGACGAGACCGACAAGAAGGCCGTCACCACGCGCATCGCGGCCCGCGACGGCCGGGTCATCCTCTTCCTCGACACCAAGCGGTCCGCCGACCGGCTCGCGAAGCGGCTCCTGTCCGTCGGTGTCCGCGCGGCGGCGCTGCACGGCGGCCGTTCCCAGCCGCAGCGCAACCGCACCCTGGAACAGTTCAGGAGCGGCCAGGTCACCGCGCTGGTGGCGACGAACGTCGCGGCCCGGGGCATACACATCGACGACCTCGACCTCGTCGTGAACGTCGATCCGCCGACCGACCACAAGGACTACGTCCACCGGGGCGGCCGTACGGCCCGCGCCGGGGGCTCCGGCAGCGTCGTCACCCTGGTGCTGCCCGAGCAGAAGCGGGACGTCACCCGGCTCATGTCGGACGCGGGCATCCGCCCCCGCACGGCCCGCATCGCGTCGGGCGACGCCGAACTGACCACCCTCACCGGCGCCCGCGAGCCCTCCGGCGTCCCCATCGTCATCGAGGTCCCGCAGCCGACGCCGGCCGCGTCGCCCCGCACGGACCGGAAGACCGCCCCCCGGTCCGGCAGCCGACGCAGTCGTTCCGGCGGCGGCTCGGGCCGCCGGGCCGCCGGGGCGGAGGGCGGCCGCCAGGGGACCGCCACCGGTGCGGGTGGCCGTGGTGGCGAGCGCAGAGCCGCGGCCGGTACGGCCGCCGGCACCGCGTCCGGCAAGGACGACCGCGGGTCCCGGCGGCGCACGCCGCCCGGCGGAACCACCGGCAGTGCGTCCGGCAAGAACCCCCACGGCTCCGGCCGCCGGGGCGGCCGCCGCACCCCGACCACCTGAGCCCCCACCGAAAGCACCGCGACACACCGCCGCCCCTCGACTGCGCCACCGTCGTGGCTGGTCGCGCAGTTCCCCGCCCCTGACGGGGCACGACGAGGCGCCCTGAAGGGGCGCGGGGAACTGCGCGACCAGCCCCCGCCGGCCCGCACCCGGTAGGCGGCCGGGCGTCCCCGCGTCGGCGTGCTATCCACCTGCGCCGAACGGCCCGGGTATCTCCCCCGAGCCCCGTCGGATCAGACGGGTCGGCATGACCACCGTGCGCGGGGGTGAGATGTCGCCGTGGATGGCACGACGAGGCGCCCTGAAGGGGCGCGGGGAACTGCGCGACCAGCCCCCGCCGGCCCGCACCCGGTAGGCGGCCGGGCGTCCCCGCGTCGGCGCGCTATCCACCTGCGCCGAACGGCCCGGGTATCTCCCCCGAGCCCCGTCGGATCAGACGGGTCGGCATGACCACCGTGCGCGGGGGTGAGATGTCGCCGTGGATGCGGGCGAAGAGGAGGTGGGCCGCGCTGGTGGCGAGGGCGACCGGGTCCTGGGCGATGACCGTGACCGGCGGGGTCAGCCGGGCGGCGAGGGTGAAGTCGTCGAAGGCGACGAAGGCGAGGTCGCGGGGGGCCGCGGTCAGGGCGCCGAAGGCGAGCAGTTCGTTGCCGGCGAGGAGCGCCGTCGGCGGGTCGGGCAGCGCAAGCATCGCGGTGACCGCCGCGGCCGCCTCCGGACCGGTCCGCACGCCGTCCCTGAGCAGCGCGGGGTCGACCGGGACGCCCGCTGCCGCCAGCGCCGCGAGATAGCCCCGCCGGCGTTCGCCGAACGTCCAGGTCCTCGGCGTGTCGCCCAGGTAGCCGATCCTGCGGTGGCCGTGCGCCAGTAACTGCTCCACGGCCTCGCGCACCGCGCCGAAGTTGTCGACCACCACGGCGTCCACGTCCAGACCGGTCGCCGCCCGGTCAACGCAGACGATCTTCGTGCCCTGGGCCTGCGCGGGCCGCAGGAAGTGGTGGCTGCCGGCGGCCGGGGTGAGGATCAGGCCGTCGACGCGGCGGGCGGTGAACGCGTCGATCACCTCGCGCTCGCGGCGCAGGTCGGCATGGCTGGAGCCGATGAGCATGATGCTGCCGCGCTGCCGGGCGACGTCCTCGGCGGCGGAGGCGACCGCGGCCATGAAGGGGTCGGTCACGTCGTCGACCAACAGGCCGATGATCTGGCTCAGTTCGTGGGTGCGCCGTAACTGCCGTGCGACGTCGTCGCGTTGGTAGCCGAGCTTGCGGACCGCCGCCTCCACCCGTGCGGCGGTCCGCGGGGCGACGGCCGAATCGCCGTTGACGACGCGGGACACCGTCATCGTGCTG
Coding sequences within:
- a CDS encoding DEAD/DEAH box helicase, whose amino-acid sequence is MSRRPQKPNRRTPSSPSSPPSGAAAREFRLPENTTPGLPAVDEFAALDMPAALLKTLTAQGVTTPFPIQAATLPNSLAGRDLLGRGRTGSGKTLAFGLALLARTAGLRARPKAPLALVLVPTRELAQQVTDALTPYATAVNLRVATVVGGLSITKQAATLRRGAEVVVASPGRLNDLVERGDCVLGDVRITVLDEADQMTDMGFLPQITKLIQQVRPDGQRLLFSATLDRNIDRLVQRFLTDPVVHSVDPSAGAVTTMEHHVLHVQDETDKKAVTTRIAARDGRVILFLDTKRSADRLAKRLLSVGVRAAALHGGRSQPQRNRTLEQFRSGQVTALVATNVAARGIHIDDLDLVVNVDPPTDHKDYVHRGGRTARAGGSGSVVTLVLPEQKRDVTRLMSDAGIRPRTARIASGDAELTTLTGAREPSGVPIVIEVPQPTPAASPRTDRKTAPRSGSRRSRSGGGSGRRAAGAEGGRQGTATGAGGRGGERRAAAGTAAGTASGKDDRGSRRRTPPGGTTGSASGKNPHGSGRRGGRRTPTT
- a CDS encoding SGNH/GDSL hydrolase family protein, encoding MGKVGRVLVVALLSVMGVSGRAGADPEPSLWAGSWEAAPSGTEPAVPGAAYRNVVHLSVGGGEVRVRVSNRLGGAPLRLGAVTVALRQGSGPAAVPGSMRAATFAGAGTAVVPVGRDLVSDPVPLAVTAGADLLVSVETPGDSGPATYHRVALQTSYLAQDGAGRADDADGGAYTRTTGHWYYVTGVDVRAVTRGTVVAFGDSLTDGNGTSMDANHRWPDRLAERLRSFRVGVLNAGISGNRLLLDSTGGPAALSRLDADGLDRSGVRTLVLLEGINDIKGTPEVTDPADLVRAYRAIVARAHERGIRVVGATLTPYEGYSAYTAAREAVRQRVNALIRTGHVFDAYVDFDAVVRDPQQPGRIRPAYDPGDHLHFNDTGTRALADAVQLSDLL
- a CDS encoding cold-shock protein yields the protein MAQGTVKWFNAEKGFGFIQQDGGGPDVFAHYSNIQSQGFRELQEGQRVSFDVTQGQKGPQAENIVPA
- a CDS encoding bifunctional transcriptional activator/DNA repair enzyme AdaA, with translation MDEDTRYEAVRSRDARFDGAFFFAVETTGIYCRPSCPAVTPKRRNVRFFPTAAAAQGSGFRACRRCRPDAVPGSAEWNARADVVGRAVRLIGDGVVDREGVGGLADRLGYSARQVQRQLTAELGAGPVALARAQRAHTARTLLQTTELPITEIAFASGFASVRQFNDTVRAVYATTPSGLREAAPGGRGARRGSPAAGIPLRLAHRGPYQAGPVFDLLAQEAVPGVEEVTGTPGTRTYRRTLRLPYGHAVAAVDERTGTTRASGTGLGAHPGGWLEARLRLTDPRDLTTAVQRLRRLFDLDADPYAVDERLAEDPRLAPLVAARPGLRSPGAVDPAEAAVRALVGTAGAERLVRRYGTALDALSGGPTHLFPEPAVLAAAEPGGSLGALAAALADGTLRLDPGADRDEAEAALRALPGMDPETVAAVRVRALADPDVALPGLDAPDEWRPWRSYATRHLLVGGAPRP
- the rsgA gene encoding ribosome small subunit-dependent GTPase A, which gives rise to MTSSSTVFSALAPYGWDEAWAKEFAPYDAEGLLAGRVVRVDRGQCDVVTAGGPLRADTAFVTPPDPMRVVCTGDWVAVEPGGNPRYVRAYLPRRTAFVRSTSSKRSEGQILAANVDHAIVAVSLAVELDLGRVERFLALAWESGAQPVVVLTKADLVPDPVTLAHLVQDVETTAPGVPVLTVSAHAGDGLDMLVALVGSGTSVLLGQSGAGKSTLANALLGEDVMDVRAARDVDGKGRHTTTTRNLLALPGGGVLIDTPGLRGVGLYDAETGVGQVFAEIEELADGCRFSDCGHESEPGCAVRSAVESGELPVRRLESYRKLMRENQWIVAKTDARLRSEMKKDWKKRGAEGKAAMEAKRGRWR
- a CDS encoding LuxR family transcriptional regulator, whose translation is MLAALGLDDRDESAYRALVSAGPADVPGLARRLTLAEPDTERALRRLERHGLAARSPGRPDRWVAAPPGVALGALLAQQRHELEKAELTAALLAEEYRAAAAEPAVHDLVEVVTGAPAVARRFRQLQLGALDEVCALVTDKPVAVPGTENEAEEQAADRGVRYRVVVERTALGLPGAVPELTAALGRNEQVRVAERVPTKLVVADRALALVPLTSQGAEPAALVVHASGLLELLSGLFESVWREALPLRLGATGVVEEEPDGPDATDLEVLSLLLAGLTDASVAKQLDVGLRTVQRRVRRLMELAGVSTRMQLGWHAYERGWVTRN
- a CDS encoding LacI family DNA-binding transcriptional regulator, yielding MAATRPTMKDVAAEAGVSTMTVSRVVNGDSAVAPRTAARVEAAVRKLGYQRDDVARQLRRTHELSQIIGLLVDDVTDPFMAAVASAAEDVARQRGSIMLIGSSHADLRREREVIDAFTARRVDGLILTPAAGSHHFLRPAQAQGTKIVCVDRAATGLDVDAVVVDNFGAVREAVEQLLAHGHRRIGYLGDTPRTWTFGERRRGYLAALAAAGVPVDPALLRDGVRTGPEAAAAVTAMLALPDPPTALLAGNELLAFGALTAAPRDLAFVAFDDFTLAARLTPPVTVIAQDPVALATSAAHLLFARIHGDISPPRTVVMPTRLIRRGSGEIPGPFGAGG
- a CDS encoding acyltransferase, which translates into the protein MSRDRYVDFLRAWAIVLVVLGHWLITALVREPDGRIDAPELLATVDWTQWLTLGFQIMPLFFLAGGHAAGGSWARARAAGGTPAGWLGRRALRLLLPVAVYSGAVLLAVGVCSAAGVDADTLALVGWAMGMQFWFLPVYLLLSALTPVLYAAHLRWGARVPPVLGAVALVADVLVVAAHTPGVGLLNYVLVWGVAYQLGFCWRDGLLTGHRLVPLAMAAGGALAFAALVALGPFPVSLILVTGQSPSNTNPPSAAMLAWLVAQVGVSLLAAPPLRRLLDRERVWRAVRPVGAASMTLYLWHMLPVLVVAAAFYLTGLAPEPALGSAAWWALRVPWLLVLGAVLAGVVRALRPLERGLGVLYGRTVPDAGLRGAWPLWAGLAMAVAALARFAVRGFAPDGRFPVLPAVGLALGTALVMLPRWTAAERLERPETDRAPDRV